Within Oncorhynchus keta strain PuntledgeMale-10-30-2019 chromosome 3, Oket_V2, whole genome shotgun sequence, the genomic segment ggcacacatacacaacacatctcaattgtctcaaagctttAATAAAATGCttcttttaacctgtctcctccccttcatctacacaaattgaagtggatttaacaagtgacatcaataagggatcatagctttcacctggtcagtctatgtcatggaaagagcaggcagCGAGAAGATGAGCTGTGATGGGGTGTCGTCGCTTATCTGTGCATGTTCTTCATTTCATTTGGATGTCTCCGTCCCCAGGCACCAGGATGTGGCCACACGGAGTAGATACGTACGGCTGGTGGACAACGTGAGAGACAATGGTGGAACCGTGAGGTAGGGATAGGCAGGAAAGAGAAACGATGATAATGGTGAAAATATgatgagtaaaaaaaaatatgatagGCTACTGTAGGCAAGTTATACTGTAATTATGATGATTGTTTCTTATAGTGATCATGTCCTCGACTCTCATTCTGATCCTCTTTATTTTCTTCCACAGAATATTTTCAAGCCTTCATGTATCTGGAGAACGTAAGTTTTGTTCCTTCCATATTCAGTGACATGTCAATGCCAATTTCACAGATGTGTTATTGGTAGTATACCATGGGTGTTTCTCAATGCATACTGCCGTGCTCCGAGCATGCAAATTGGAGCACGGTAGGGTCGGAGTGCGGGTGCAAATCAAAGTATGTGAAACGGAGCACAGAGGGCACTTCTCAAATGCGTACTCCGTTTGTACATGCATCGACGTAAACGTCAACGGAAAGTATTTTGTACGCAACTACTTACAAAAGGATGCAACATTTATTGAAATAAATGGCGGCCATTATTTGAGCTTAAGCGTAAGAAAAAACACTCCAACTTCAGAATGAAATGTTGCCTATTCACTTTTCATATGTTGCCTGACTACGATATTTTATCTTGATATGTTAATAAATACATGCTGTGTTAGTTTTGGCATGTTTACCTGCCTACGTGCCGTAGATCGCAAGCCCATAATAATAGGGCTAATAATAGGGTCAATAGGGCTAGCTACTAGTATTGTTAACCAGCCAGGTGGCCACGAATAATTGTCTGCTAGCTACCCACAAACAATTGACATCTATCTTGCATAATAATAGTTTTAGGTCATTTTTGCCTGTTAAACTATCTGATTAGCTACATTATTACGATTCACATATAGCTAGCTGATAGTTATGAAGTAAAACGGttgctttgtgtatatcttgtTTCGTCTCTATTGCCATtgttgtcctggctggaagacgGTTCAGTGAATGGATAAATTTATTGTAAGTCAAtagggctagctggctagccatGAAGAATTGGTAGCAACCTATGAAAAATATACATCTACCTTGCATAACTTTAGTTTTAGGTCATTTTCTTTCTTgtttaactagctggctagctagattATTACGATTTACATATCTAGCTGAAAATTAGGAAGTTTGCTTTGTATATATCTTGTTTTGTCAACTGTTGCCATTGACTTGGCTAGAAGAAGGTTCGGTGAATGGGGAGGTGAAGCGTAAGGTAACacagtagggggagtgcgagTGCTTCTCAAATGTGTTTTTATGCATTTCTCACAAGAACGTACTCACAAGAATGTGGTCGGAGAATGCACTCGGCGCATGAGTGTGGAGATACGGTtgtatgcatattgagaaacacccaatGTTTCTTCTCACCATAGTGTATTTCACTGATAGGGTTACTGAGTAGCATTGCATCATTGAGTGTGTGATATTTATTATTTGTCAACCAAATATTGTATAATTTGCTTCAACAATTGAGCAgcctcatctgtctctcccttgTACAGAGTTGACCCAGCTCAGTGGAGTGGCGGCCATCTTGCGTTTCCCCATCGCTGATCTATCGGAGCCTGAGGATGACAGCAGCTCTGATGAAGAATAAATGACACACTGCAACAGAGAAATTAGACATGGGGGTACTCTTAGTCTGCAGAACTGTGAGGAACACAGCGCAAAGTTGCAAGAAGAAATAGAGTGCATAAAGTGCAAAACCTGACCATTATTGCTTTATCATCATACTCACAGAATTTGACATGCTTGTGCTTTTGGGTTTAAGGTGCAGTACAAGTAGAAGTGGTACCAATGTTAAGCCTGAAAGATAAACTCTGGTTTACATTAATGCTATGGTTAAGCCTGTAATTTGTTTGGTGCCAAGTCTGAATAaaacacaaataataataaatacacagaaAGTGCACACCTGATTGATCTGGATATAAAATGCGAGTACAGTGTATTAATATTGATAAAACATGTATAATTAATTTCTAATGAGAGTTTTGCATCTACATTTTTCCtttcgagtgtgtgtgtgtgtgtgtgtgtgtgtgtgtgtgtgtgtgtgtgtatatacacacatacatgtatatgtatatatatatatgtatatatatgtatgtatatgtatatatatatatgtgtatatatatatagatgtatatatatatatgtgtatatatatgtgtgtgtgtgtgtatatgtgtttatatatatatttatatatatatatatatgtgtgtatgtatgtgtatatgtatatatacatgtatatatatgtatgtgtgtgtatatatatatacgtatatatacatgtatatatatgtatgtgtgtgtatatatatatacatgtatatatgtatatatatagatgtgtgtgtatgtatgtatatatatgtgtatatgtatatatatgtgtatgtatgtctatatatatatcatatatatatctttttcttGCAATTAAACCGCCAAAGCTTACGTTTTCTTGTCCTGCCATGTTCTTTTCGTAGTAACTTTTGTTCTTTTTGATGCCACAGTAACAGTTGTTTCTAACAAGAAAATTATAAAGGTCAAACACTGAAAGGGAGTATTACTGGAAACAGgatatagaaatatatatttattgcAATCCTTTTCATTGAAAACATTTATGTTGGTCACTGGAGGCAAAGGCCTACTGCATTTTAACTGATACAGAATCGTGTAGATGTGTGTCCATCTCATTGCAAAGTAATAACACTGAAATTTGGGTTCAAAAGCAAAACAACAATTCCCTGACGTCCACCATTAATAGCACCAATCGATTCTTATCCCTACATTCTTCTGCTGTATGGGGGTGAATATTTCAAAATGGACAGTGAATCAATCGTAATCCTTATACAGTAATTTCAGCAGCTTGTCCTGAAGTGCATGTTAAAACATTAATTTCACTCTCTCGTCACCCATTGAAATATAATTTACGAGAAGGTTCAAAGCCCCTCAGACCACAGAAATGTTCATGTGTACTTATCGGTAAGTACATTCaatatggctgccagtccacccatcACCGAACATAGACTTGAATGGGGCTGTCCATTCTGGACATTCTATTTTTATGGtcactcctccccacccctcAAATCCTACGCCCCAGCCCTATTTGTTCTCTGTCCCTCACTCCAACACCGGACACTGGAACGTCTTAATCCAGGCTAAATCCTCCAGCATCCCCCAGTGCATGTAGATAATGGAGCAGATCACCAGCACATGCATTATCTGGTGGCTGTTGCACCAGTAGTCGAAGAGGCCTGGGCTAAAACGCTCGGGCACCCGGCTAAGGTTCACCAGGCCACCCATGATTGCCAGCATGTCCATGGTGAAGAAGAGGCGCAGCGAAGCTGGGTTGCCTACACCGTCGCCCAGCCAACGGAATAGGAAGAGGAGCACACGGAAGAGTGCCTGCCAGATGAAAGCACGAAGGCGCCCATAGTTGCTACGCGCTGTGGTGGCACAGAGGATGCCCCAGGCTGAGATTAGGCTGTAGGTCAGGAGGGCCAGGATGCAAGTGACAGGGTAGCACATCAGGGTGATATAGATGATGGGCAGGCATCCTGGTTGACACAGAAACAGGAGAGTCAATGAAGATGGATGTGTGAGTGACTGTGATGAGAATAGGAAGGAAGGATACGTTTTCAAACATATTTCAAACAACTGATCTGGAATCTGACTTTACCTACCCAAGGTGTTGACCAGGCAGACTCCGACCATGTCAAGGGAAAGGAGTGTGTCGTAGATGGGCTCCCCGCCCTCATGGTTCATGAAGGTGTGGTAAAGCACTGAGCCCACGGTGGGGGACAGGCAGGCAAGGTAGTGAAACACACACATCCATGTTTGCTCCACCTCGGACCAGGGGATGTTAAGTGGCAGCAGCACAAGGAAACAGAAGAATGGGATTcctggatggatggagggagatctCAGTATTGATCGACTTTTGAAGTCTTGACTCTTATTTTGCCATGCTTTGCTAATTAGAGGTTCAAGCAGCAAATCTGCAAGAAACCTTATTGTATTTGTTGgggttcattattattattattccataAGGGCAAATTCACACAAATTCAAATTCCTGTGAGATGGTAAGGCCTACAAGGTTGAGACTTTGCAAAAAAAGTAAAGGGCAACATCTTGTCAAGCAGTGCCATGTAAATTGGCCACATGGTGGTGCTATAACAAGCAATTGAAGATAATCTTTGAAAGGTCACGCCCTTCACCTCATGAGACCTAGGGAGAATCTCAATACTCATtgtgtcctctctccttctcaaaacccactGAATGAGAAAGCCAGAAGTCCTGatttgaggaggtgaggagagtggACGTGAGGAGTATGCAGCTAGGATTCTCCCATAGAGTCATAAAATGTTGTACATATGTCCCTCTCCTCACAAGAAACAATTTGCCTCTAGGACCCATAAGGTGATGGATTTTCCAGCCATTTTGAATTTGTGAAAAACACTTAAAACGCTACTCCTCCCGCACCGAATGACCGATTTGCACAAAACCTAAAACATGGCCTCTCAGTTCTCTCAATGCAATGTTTTCCAGGCTAGCACCTCAAACAACTTGGCCACTACTAACCATTGAACATCCACATGGGCATGGTCTGGCACATTCTACAGTATCTGAATTCTATGGTATTTCAATTCAATCTTTCAAGGTAAAGATGACATGTATTTAATAATgttttgttgtagtggggacattAAAAGTGTGATTTTGTTTTCattttatgtttagctcacataatatcaTTTAAAAGTAtacattaaggtgtctgtaatagagTCAATGTGGCAAAAACTAATGttgacattaataaatgcatttatataccttccaaaatattttttcaGAGGAGTACCAAGATGGAGGCACAGTGGATTCAACACAGTCTAGGTCAGTTATATTGGTACCAGTATATGCAGGGGAGTACACCAGATAAAGGCTTACTCTGTGTCCTTGAAATGGCCCTCATAGTATAATAGCCCTGCAGTTTGTTTTGTCCAACACCATTGCATTTCTCTGAAGTCTCTCTCACAGGTGTATTGCAGCCTGCTGAGCAACTCTCCTATGCTAATCCCCTCCTGAGTTAGAGTTAGTGTTAATGTGCTTAGCTACAGAGGATATCCAAGGAGGAGTCACATCATAGAGGCTGCCACACTTAGTTCAAGGGTGCATAGCTGCACGTGCTTAAACTACGAATGTTCTGCAATGTTATGCATTGCATAGCATTATGCACATCTCAGTTGTAGGGTTTCTGAGAGAGTGGAAAATAATCATACAAACAAAATGTATCCTAAATGTATGATAATAATTCCTTCTTTTTTTTGGTGCATCTTTCAAGTTTCATGCATAGCCTATTGAGAGTTGTTGCCAAAGATAGAAAAGTGTTTTGACTATTTTTACCACTTTAATGGGTCAATCATACAACTCCAAGGCCAATTACTAATGCAATATATCCAGGACAAGGACAGATTACCAGTAATCCCCCATATCCTTGTCTCTTTACACATACTTGTAAAGTACCGGTATGCTTGTAAATGGCCCAGAAGTGAGAGTAGCCCAAAGTGGCCTATTTTTCAAACTTGCAGCTGTTAACAATTTCATTACTGGTGTAGTAAGACATCTACTAGCCTACAAAGACTACATACTCACTTAGACTAATACACATGAGATGAGACAATTTAGTTTTAAAAAACAGGAGAACCATAGATAACACTTTATATTGAATTATTAATCGTGACTACACTTTGTAAATAGTATCAACAATAAATCAATTAGTATTTCATACATTTTTTGTAAACATGAAAATGTATAACCGTTACAATTATCAGTTATATATGTATAATCATTTAGATATATATAAAcacatatataatgagacattcATGAGTTATTCTGAAGTGTAAATTATCAATAAACTATGCCAGTTCATATATCAACGGTAGGGGCCGTATACTTACCATGGGTATAAATGTTACCAAATTCATTGTGCAAGTAGAACAAGCTTCTGATGCACCCCTGAAAGGTTGAAATTGGCCGGTAGCCCGTCAGGATCAAGTCATTGAACTGAAGATGAGGAGGGGTTTTCTCCAAATTCAGTAGTCGTGGTCCATGTAAGCAAGCCATGGTGGCTTTCTCCAGCCAATGTCCCCCTGAGTTTACAGGACATCAGTTGATCGTGCAATATAAATATATCCTGAAAGAGTCTCCAGTAAGAACTTTAGGCACATACATTGTCAAGTCAAGCAGGATAGTTGGCAGGATAATGTCGGCACGAGTCTCATCCTTGGAACAGGTACTGAACTTCTTAGCAAGCGACCTGTTGAGCTCACAGAGTGGCATGCTTTCTGTGTGACCAATCAGCAATCACTGTTATTCATAGGGTTAAATCTGGTGTAATCCTCACTGGAAAGCTGTGTGCGGTGTGCTTTGCTCACTATTTCAATGTCATATACCTGTTGCCACCAAGCCTCTACTCAACATTCTCCTCGATTTGTCTGTCGTGGAGTTTGTAGGCTGCATGCACAGTATATTCTAATGCTCTTGCTCTACAGTACTGTCATTTCAGTGGCTAATCTAGGGATTGCACCACCTTAATGAGTATGAGGAATAGTTGGGATAAAGATGCTTTAATAAAGAAGCTATGGTAAATGTGGCACAGGCCATTTCAAGATGGGCAACCTGCAGCACTGCTCAAACACACTACCACCTATTACACCAACAAGATATTGTTTGAAAGCAATGACATCACATCTTGAAAGATAAAAAATAAGTACATGCATAAAATAAACTTTTGCCACACTGATGGTATTTCCAGTCTGTTTTTATTCCATCAAAACTGTCCAAAAATGTACAGGTGTTTGCCACAGgtagtaaaacaaaacaaaaaaaactttcccatacaaaatacatttgtttgagtttgagtttataaAACTATGCAGACAAAAACTGGACTGATTCAATCAACACATTAAATATTTGTAGCACACAAACTCTCAAAACATGATTCACCTTATCCAGTAAGTGGAGAAAGACAGGTGGTTACAAAATGAAATAAGACAGACACATAATCAAGATACATttgtagaaaatataaactacAAAGAAGGTATGCCCTAACAAGACTTAAATGTGTGTTTTCTTAGTTCTAGTGATATTACAAACATGGCATGAAAACTATAAAAAAATATGTCAGGCAGGACTGGTTTGGCACGGACAGGGAGATATTAATAATTATAGAAAAACTAGAGATCAATTAAAAAGGGAATTAAAACAAAtatacaacaacaacagcaatgtAAAAAAATCTAGTGAAGTTAAATGCTGTAAATGGCCACCGTCACCCTGGTCAACCTACGAGGAGAAagacaagagggagagaaagtggtcAACACAATACATATTTATACTGCCTAATATTTAAAATCTATAGGATCATCTATAGGACACGTTTAGTCTACCTTTAATGTTTTACCTTAGTATCCACTGTTCCCAAAGAATCCTGTTAATTCATATTTCTTCTCCTTTGCACCTCCTGAAAATAAAAGGAAAAAGTATAGAAAAAAGAAGACAATTTCGTATCAATTTCTCTCTTATCTGCCCAAGATAACCACTCAAAGACACAGACGTTTGTATGCTTGATTACATAATAACACGGCTCTTTAAATATATCCAGAGGGGCACTGCAGACAGTGTCCCTCACAAAATCTGGCACGGCAATGCCAACACTTCAACAGAATCTTTCAATAACTTAAATTCCTTGGTTGAACGTGTGCATGGCTGCGGGAAGATGTTTTGGGTTTGGGGTCCTGTCGATGGGGTAATAAAGTCATGTAAGGAGTAATAAAGTAAGGAGTAATGAAGGCCAGTTCACAAATTGTGGACACTTATTTTTAATAATAAtgaaaaataaatgtatatatCGGGGGGTGCTGCAGTCAGCACGCCTACTTCCCGCGGCTATGCATGCGTGATCATGCAGTTTAAGTTCTTCTACTAAAAAACTGAGACATGCATGTCAGACAAACAGGGTAAAATTACTTATgacctcagcaaaaaaataaacatcctctcactgtcaactgtgtctattttcagcaaacttaacatgtgtaaatatttgtatgaacataacaagattcaacaactgagacaaactgaacaagttccacagacatgtgactaacagaaatggaatattgtgtccctgaacaaaggggggatcaaaagtaacagtcagtatctggtgtggccaccagctgcattaagtactgcagtgcatctcctcctcatggactgcaccagatttgcccgttcttgctgtgagatgttaccccactcttccaccaaggcacttgcAAGTTCCCAGATATTTCTaggggggggaatggccctagccctcaccctccgatcaacAGGCCCCAGGCGTCCTCAAcaggattgagatctgggcttttCGCTGGCCaatgcagaacactgacattcctgccttGCATGAAATCACTCACAGATCGAGCAGTAtggttggtggcattgtcatgctggatggTCATGTCAgcatgagcctgcaggaagggtaccgcatgagggaggaggatgtcttccctgtaacgcacagtgttgagattgcctgtaatgacaacaactcagtccgatgatgctgtgatacaccgccccagaccataacggaccctccacctccaaatcgatcccactccagagtacaggccttggtgtaacggtcattccttcaacgataaacgcgaatccgactgtcatcaatgaagagcactttttgccagtcctgtctggtccagcgacggt encodes:
- the paqr4b gene encoding progestin and adipoQ receptor family member 4, whose amino-acid sequence is MACLHGPRLLNLEKTPPHLQFNDLILTGYRPISTFQGCIRSLFYLHNEFGNIYTHGIPFFCFLVLLPLNIPWSEVEQTWMCVFHYLACLSPTVGSVLYHTFMNHEGGEPIYDTLLSLDMVGVCLVNTLGCLPIIYITLMCYPVTCILALLTYSLISAWGILCATTARSNYGRLRAFIWQALFRVLLFLFRWLGDGVGNPASLRLFFTMDMLAIMGGLVNLSRVPERFSPGLFDYWCNSHQIMHVLVICSIIYMHWGMLEDLAWIKTFQCPVLE